In the Telopea speciosissima isolate NSW1024214 ecotype Mountain lineage chromosome 2, Tspe_v1, whole genome shotgun sequence genome, one interval contains:
- the LOC122651180 gene encoding F-box protein CPR1-like codes for MKQQRMKRHRRKKKKEKGKEKTIQAAREEEAEIVKMQTLPFEIIREILSRLPVKSLFRFRCVSKDWSCLISDPFFISLHLNRSSEKNPSLCLTDGDRCFFTAPIDGSSTATMVNIPFEELMDPAEIVGSCNGLLCLVFSNSWRIFFWNPAIREFKKLPDAPIVSPRILMITNTVLGFGYDPINDEYKVVRIIYVCVRSWKDSLIFQCDDVSVFSLGTGKWKKLGNVPFGINSMSSQAVVNGSIHWMATQKINSELSDLIVSFDVRNEVFREIQLPNCVEGKRHKFVRALEGFLSLIECIPGGNVEIWVMKDYGVNGSWTKQFTIELLYGYGFEDSRAVFPKEILRSGEILIEKNNKNLVLYNPESKGQRELEINGLPDGFESFLFMESLVPLSDGSKY; via the coding sequence ATGAAGCAACAGAGGATGAAGCGacataggaggaagaagaagaaggagaaaggaaaagaaaaaacaatccAGGcagcaagagaagaagaagcagagataGTGAAGATGCAGACGCTCCCATTCGAAATAATAAGAGAGATCCTCTCAAGACTACCCGTTAAGTCTCTCTTTCGATTCAGGTGCGTCTCCAAAGACTGGAGCTGTTTAATTAGtgatccatttttcatttccctGCACCTCAATCGATCATCtgagaaaaaccctagtctcTGCCTCACTGATGGCGATAGATGTTTCTTCACTGCACCTATTGATGGGTCCTCTACTGCTACGATGGTTAATATTCCATTTGAGGAACTGATGGATCCTGCTGAAATCGTGGGCTCTTGTAATGGGTTGTTATGTTTAGTTTTTTCTAATAGTTGGCGTATATTCTTCTGGAACCCCGCTATAAGAGAATTCAAGAAGCTTCCTGATGCCCCGATTGTGTCCCCAAGAATTTTGATGATTACTAATACTGTGTTAGGGTTTGGGTATGATCCCATTAATGATGAATACAAAGTGGTAAGAATTATTTACGTCTGCGTAAGGAGCTGGAAGGACAGCCTCATTTTTCAGTGTGATGATGTCTCGGTATTCTCCTTGGGGACTGGGAAATGGAAGAAACTTGGAAATGTCCCTTTTGGCATAAACTCCATGTCATCACAGGCTGTAGTGAATGGATCTATTCATTGGATGGCAACTCAGAAGATCAATTCAGAATTGTCGGATTTAATAGTTTCTTTTGATGTGCGAAATGAGGTGTTCCGAGAAATACAACTTCCCAATTGTGTAGAAGGAAAACGTCATAAGTTTGTCAGAGCTTTGGAAGGATTCCTGTCTTTGATTGAGTGTATCCCTGGCGGAAATGTTGAGATATGGGTGATGAAGGATTATGGCGTGAACGGTTCTTGGACTAAACAGTTCACCATTGAATTGCTATATGGTTATGGTTTTGAAGACTCTAGAGCAGTTTTTCCTAAAGAGATTTTGAGGAGTGGTGAGATTCTAATTGAGAAGAATAACAAAAATCTGGTTTTGTATAATCCTGAAAGCAAAGGACAGAGGGAACTTGAAATTAATGGGCTTCCGGATGGGTttgaatcgtttcttttcatggAGAGTCTCGTTCCACTTTCTGATGGAAGCAAATATTAG